One genomic window of Aliiroseovarius sp. M344 includes the following:
- the mreC gene encoding rod shape-determining protein MreC encodes MAKKTNQSDIYARPLRRLLVGILMVCLFLVFLIWRIDSPRVERLRANLVDRVVPSFDWALVPVTRLVGMVEDFQSYQRIYEQNQELRRELQQMKAWKEAALQLEQENAQLLNLNNVRLDAQLSYVTGVVLTDSGSPFRQSVLLNIGTRDGIIDGWATTDGLGLAGRISGVGQKTSRVILLTDSNSRVPIIVQPSGQAALLVGDNSAAPPIDFLEAPEKVRPGDRVVSSGDGGVFPAGLLVGHVAMGTDRRLRVRLAADYERLEFLRVLRSHPGEKVDDDGALIVSTPALPPLPQTTTGAADPDAPTTEGTDG; translated from the coding sequence TTGGCAAAGAAGACCAACCAGAGCGACATCTACGCCCGCCCGTTGCGCAGGCTTCTTGTCGGGATTCTGATGGTGTGTCTTTTCCTCGTTTTTCTGATCTGGCGCATCGACAGTCCGCGCGTTGAACGGCTCCGTGCAAATCTTGTTGACCGGGTTGTGCCAAGTTTCGACTGGGCCTTGGTGCCGGTCACCCGCCTAGTCGGCATGGTCGAGGACTTCCAGTCGTATCAGCGCATCTATGAACAGAACCAGGAACTGCGGCGCGAATTGCAGCAGATGAAAGCCTGGAAAGAAGCCGCCCTTCAGCTTGAACAAGAAAATGCACAGCTTCTGAACCTAAACAATGTGCGGTTGGACGCGCAGCTTTCCTATGTGACCGGCGTTGTTCTGACAGACAGCGGATCGCCGTTCCGCCAATCGGTGCTGCTGAACATTGGGACGCGCGACGGGATTATTGATGGTTGGGCCACCACGGATGGGCTGGGGTTGGCCGGGCGCATTTCGGGCGTTGGGCAAAAGACCAGTCGTGTGATTTTGCTGACTGACAGCAACAGCCGCGTGCCGATCATCGTCCAGCCATCCGGTCAGGCGGCTCTGCTGGTTGGTGACAACAGTGCCGCCCCGCCAATCGACTTTCTAGAAGCGCCTGAAAAAGTGCGCCCTGGCGACCGTGTTGTGTCTTCGGGTGATGGAGGGGTCTTCCCTGCCGGCCTGTTGGTGGGTCACGTCGCGATGGGCACTGACCGCAGGCTGCGTGTTAGGCTTGCGGCGGATTATGAGCGTCTAGAGTTCTTGCGGGTATTGCGCAGTCACCCCGGCGAGAAAGTTGATGATGATGGCGCATTGATCGTGTCGACCCCGGCCTTGCCACCCCTGCCGCAAACCACAACTGGTGCGGCGGACCCGGATGCGCCAACAACCGAGGGGACTGACGGATGA
- a CDS encoding rod shape-determining protein MreD, with protein MTDRLTLMRWLFSMALIVIAAVVLFARLLPIDLTPGRVPGPDILLAFTFAWVLRRPDYVPVLLVAILFFLMDMLLMRVPGVWPLMVVAGSEFLRRRETGLREQHFLVEWGMVVMTLLVMLIGQRLLLTVFFVDQVPFGRAFMQFISTAVAYPLIVFVSVFLLGVEKLQPGDDAIARQAS; from the coding sequence ATGACCGACCGCCTGACCCTGATGCGCTGGCTGTTTTCGATGGCCCTGATCGTGATCGCAGCAGTGGTTTTGTTTGCGCGACTTTTGCCGATTGATCTGACACCCGGTCGTGTGCCCGGACCTGACATCTTGCTGGCGTTCACTTTCGCTTGGGTGTTGCGCCGCCCGGACTATGTGCCGGTATTGCTGGTAGCGATCCTGTTTTTCCTGATGGATATGCTCCTGATGCGCGTGCCGGGCGTCTGGCCGCTGATGGTTGTCGCGGGGTCAGAGTTTCTCAGACGCCGCGAAACTGGTCTGCGCGAACAGCATTTTCTTGTCGAATGGGGAATGGTGGTAATGACGCTGTTGGTTATGCTGATTGGGCAACGACTTTTGTTGACGGTGTTTTTTGTCGACCAGGTGCCTTTTGGCAGGGCCTTCATGCAGTTTATTTCGACCGCGGTAGCCTATCCCCTCATCGTTTTCGTGTCGGTCTTTCTGCTGGGTGTCGAAAAACTGCAGCCGGGCGATGACGCAATTGCAAGGCAGGCGTCATGA
- the mrdA gene encoding penicillin-binding protein 2 produces the protein MKRTPIDTEKSARGITRRGLFLGGLQVSFAALLVGRMRFMQVDQTEEYRSLAEENRIKFQLIPPARGMIHDRNGKLIAGNEQNYRIVLVREDAGDPAKVLERLRKIIWIDDEEVARILGEMKRRSSFVPVTVADRVAWEDVAEVAINAPVLPGITPEVGLSRIYPRASDFAHVVGYVGPVSDYDLDKLENPAPLLQIPRFQIGKSGVEAKLELALRGAAGTREVEVNAVGREMRELGREDGQPGDNIQLTVDADLQAYVQARMAGESAAAVVMDTQTGDILAIGSSPSFDPNKFVRGISGSDYKSLLDDPYRPLAAKPAQGTYPPGSTFKMVTALAALEEGVISIGETVKCYGHLEVHKRRFHCWKRAGHGKVDLVKSLRESCDVYYYDIAQRVGIEKISAMARRLGLGERHDLPLSAVAQGLVPDKAWKRQARGADWVIGDSLNAGIGQGFVLASPLQLAVMTARISTGQAISPRLVRAINGVEQPIVNAGPLGIGSDSLRVVRQGMYEVVNAKRGTGGRSKVVAEGLRMAGKTGTSQVRNITKAERARGVTSNEDLPWNRRDHALFVCYAPAETPRYAVSVVVEHGGGGSTAAAPIARDILLQTVYEGEPPLEAYPSSQRGTIRSRQREIEELLSRPPAERFVDGSDQA, from the coding sequence ATGAAACGAACCCCTATAGATACCGAAAAAAGCGCGCGGGGCATCACGCGGCGAGGGTTATTTTTAGGCGGGCTGCAAGTATCGTTTGCAGCGCTTTTGGTCGGTCGCATGCGGTTCATGCAGGTTGACCAGACCGAGGAATATCGCTCCCTTGCCGAAGAAAATCGTATCAAGTTTCAGTTAATCCCACCCGCCCGTGGGATGATCCATGACCGCAATGGCAAACTGATCGCAGGCAATGAACAGAATTACCGCATCGTGCTGGTCCGCGAGGATGCCGGTGATCCGGCCAAGGTTCTGGAGCGGTTGCGCAAGATCATTTGGATCGACGATGAAGAGGTCGCGCGTATTCTGGGCGAAATGAAACGACGCAGTTCCTTCGTGCCGGTCACGGTAGCAGACCGGGTGGCGTGGGAAGACGTCGCAGAGGTGGCAATCAATGCGCCTGTTTTGCCCGGTATTACGCCGGAGGTCGGCCTGTCACGCATCTATCCGCGCGCCTCCGATTTTGCCCATGTGGTGGGCTATGTCGGCCCCGTTTCGGACTATGATCTGGATAAACTGGAAAACCCGGCCCCACTTTTGCAAATTCCGCGCTTCCAGATTGGCAAAAGCGGGGTTGAGGCGAAGTTGGAACTGGCGTTGCGTGGTGCTGCGGGCACACGCGAGGTTGAAGTCAATGCGGTCGGCCGCGAGATGCGCGAACTGGGTCGAGAAGACGGGCAGCCGGGCGATAACATCCAACTGACCGTGGATGCCGATCTGCAAGCCTATGTGCAGGCGCGTATGGCGGGGGAAAGTGCAGCCGCTGTGGTGATGGACACGCAGACCGGCGACATCCTGGCGATCGGATCTTCGCCATCTTTTGATCCCAACAAGTTTGTGCGTGGTATCTCGGGGTCGGACTACAAGTCGCTTCTGGACGATCCCTACAGGCCACTTGCGGCCAAGCCGGCGCAAGGGACTTATCCGCCAGGGTCGACCTTCAAGATGGTGACCGCGCTTGCGGCACTTGAGGAAGGTGTGATCAGCATCGGTGAAACGGTCAAGTGTTATGGCCACCTTGAAGTGCACAAACGCCGGTTCCACTGTTGGAAGCGCGCCGGTCACGGCAAGGTCGATCTGGTCAAAAGCCTGCGCGAAAGTTGCGACGTTTATTACTATGACATCGCCCAACGGGTGGGGATCGAAAAGATCTCTGCCATGGCGCGCCGCCTTGGGTTAGGGGAACGGCACGATTTGCCCCTGTCCGCCGTCGCTCAGGGGTTGGTGCCCGACAAAGCATGGAAAAGACAAGCGCGAGGGGCCGATTGGGTGATTGGCGACAGCTTGAATGCAGGGATCGGACAAGGCTTTGTTTTGGCCTCTCCACTTCAGCTGGCCGTGATGACGGCGCGTATTTCAACTGGGCAAGCCATTTCGCCACGTCTGGTGCGCGCGATCAATGGGGTTGAACAACCGATTGTGAATGCCGGTCCGTTGGGGATTGGCTCTGACAGTCTGCGGGTTGTCCGCCAAGGGATGTATGAGGTGGTAAACGCCAAACGTGGCACCGGTGGACGCTCGAAGGTTGTCGCTGAAGGTTTGCGAATGGCAGGTAAGACCGGCACCAGTCAGGTCCGCAACATCACCAAGGCCGAACGTGCCCGCGGCGTCACAAGCAACGAAGACCTGCCATGGAACCGTCGGGATCATGCGTTGTTCGTGTGTTATGCACCAGCCGAAACCCCGCGATACGCTGTATCGGTGGTGGTCGAACATGGCGGCGGCGGTTCAACGGCGGCGGCCCCCATCGCGCGCGATATTCTGCTGCAGACCGTTTATGAGGGTGAGCCGCCGCTTGAAGCGTATCCCTCAAGCCAACGCGGCACCATCCGGTCGCGGCAGCGCGAGATCGAAGAGCTGCTCAGCCGCCCCCCTGCAGAACGCTTCGTGGATGGAAGCGATCAGGCATGA